ATGGTGCCGGGGGCGCTGTGGAAGCCGCACTCGCGACACGTTCCAGGCGTAGCACGCTTCAAGTGTAAGCAGGGCGCCACCATGTCCTGGCCCGTGAAACTCGCAGCCGTCGCCATTAGTACACTGATGTATCTCGCGCTGGCCGTGATCGGTTGGGGCGGGCTTTCCGCGTTCTTCGCCAACCCGGCGCGCACCGCGCTCGTGGTCGTGTTCCTGGTGCTGTCCGTCGCAGGCCTCTTTGCCGGCGGCAACCTGAGTTCCGGCATCCAGGAGGATCGCGGCAACCGATGGGTGCTGATCGCCTTTGCGATCATCAGCATTCTGCATGGATGGCTGCCGGCCTATACCGACCGCATCGGGTTCTGGACCGTCGACGGCGATACAGTCCGCTGGACCGGCGTGATCCTCGCTGCCGTTGGCGGCGCGCTCAGGCTTTGGCCGGTCTACGTGCTTGGCAACCGTTTCAGCGGGCTGGTCGCGATCCAGGAGGGCCATACGCTGGTCACGACGGGCATCTACAGCGCCATCCGCAACCCGAGCTATCTGGGCCTGCTCATCAACATGTTCGGCTGGTCGCTGGCGTTCCGCTCGGTCGCAGGCGTCCTGCTGACGGCTCTGATGCTGATCCCGCTCGTCGTGCGCATGAACTCCGAGGAGCGGCTGCTGCAATCGCAGTTCGGCGCCGAATACGAGGCCTATCGCAGCCGGACGGCGCGGCTCATTCCCGGGCTCTATTGATTTACCGCCCACCAGGATGGGGCGCGCTTGGTCTGGACTATTGGGGGCCGACCTGCCAAGGATTACCGGTGCTTGCCACCTAGTCTCCGGCGACACAAGCCCGTGCCACCTGGCCGTGGTACGGGCTTTCTATTTTGCCAACGACAGGGAGCTTTTCGTGGCAACAGGTACTGTGAAGTGGTTCAACCCGACCAAGGGTTACGGTTTCATTCAGCCTCAGGGCGGCGGCAAGGACGTGTTCGTGCACATCTCCGCGGTTGAGCGTGCGGGTCTCAGCACGCTGAACGAAGGCGCTCAGGTGGAGTACGAAATCGTCGCAAATCGCGGCAAGGAATCGGCCGAGAATTTGAAGGTTCGTTAAGCCAAAAGCCCCGGTTCGCCGGGGCTTTTTCCGATCGACTGGCAGCAGCCCCGCGCTCGCGAAGATCGGCGGGGCTCGCTTTCAACGGAAGGTCCCTTGGACCTGCCTCTGTCGTCGGGACGACGCTCTGGCCGATTTTCTTTCCGTTGCCCCAGTGGCGCGCGACTGAGAATTGAACTTCATCGCGCGGTCGAAATTTCGCATTCATACCTTGCAGCCTCGCGGGACGACATGGTTCCCGGGCGCGGTAGCCTCATCGCGGGAATGGGTTTGTCACCTCAGCCAGCCTGGGTGATCCGGCTGTCGCCGCGCGTCAATGCAAGCCTTGCGCCCCGAGCGCGGCGCGGACGCCATCGATCACATATTGCACGGCAAGCGCCGCGAGGATCACGCCGAGCAGCCGCGACAGCACCACGTTGCCGGTGACGCCCAGCAGCTTGCCGAGGCGGTCGGCAGCGGCGAAGCAGACGAAACAGATCGCGATCACGACGACGACGGTGAGCATCAGCAGGGCCAGGAACTCCGGCCGGTAGTTGGCCTGGCCGGCAAGCAGGATGGTTGCCGTGATTGCGCCGGGCCCGGCCATCAGCGGAATGGCGAGCGGGAAGGCCGCCATGTTGTGCAGGTGCTCCTCCGCGGCCTGCTCGGCGTCCTGCGTGGCGTGCTTGAGGCGCAGCCCCAGCACCATCTCGGCCGCCACCAGGAACAGCAGCAGCCCGCCGGCAATGCGGAATGCCGGCAGCGAGATGCCGAGTCCGCGCAGCAGCCAGTCGCCGAAAAACGCGGTGCCGATCAGGATGCCGCCCGCGATCAGCGAAGCGCGGAGCGCGATCTCACGGCGGAATTTTTGCGAGACACCGTCGGTGACGCCGAGAAAGGTCGGCACCAGCCCGACGGGATCGACCACGACCAGCAGTGTCACCAACGCGGAAATCATGAACTCGAACGGCATGATGCGACCCTAAGCGGGGCGCGCTTTCCGGTCCATCTTTTGCGCGTTGGGCTGTGGACTTGAGTCGTTCTGCCATACATGCGGCAAACGCCGAAAAACGTCGGCTTAAGCTATTGAAATCACGGCATGAAATCTTACGTATGACAGGCTCTTTAAGGTGGTCTCACCGCTTTGAATCAGCTATGAAAATCGCAGCAGAATCGCTGCGGAACTTTGTTCCCTTGATCCAGGATGTTTGCCCTTGGCCGACGCTGAAAACCCGCCCGGCGGTCCCTCGTCGTCTGACGTTCGCCCGATCTCCATCACCGACGAAATGAAGCGCAGCTATCTCGATTACGCCATGAGCGTGATCGTGTCGCGCGCGCTGCCGGACGTGCGCGACGGGCTCAAGCCCGTGCACCGCCGCATCCTCTACTCGATGTACGAGCAGGGCCATACGCCCGATAAGAAATACGTGAAGTCGGCCCGTGTGGTTGGCGACGTGATGGGCAAATACCATCCGCATGGCGACAGTGCGATCTACGACGCGCTGGTTCGCATGGCGCAGGATTTCTCCATGCGCCTGATGCTGATCGACGGTCAGGGCAACTTCGGCTCGGTCGACGGCGATGCCGCAGCGGCGATGCGTTACACCGAGTGCCGTCTTGCCAAGTCGGCGATGGTGCTGCTCAACGACATCGACGAAGACACCGTCAATTTCCAGGACAACTACGACGGCAATGAACATGAGCCGGTGGTTCTGCCGGCGCGCTTTCCCAATCTCCTGGTCAACGGCGCCGGCGGCATCGCGGTCGGCATGGCGACCAACATCCCGCCGCATAATCTGGGCGAAGTCATCGACGCCTGCATTGCGTTGATCAACGATCCGGCGCTGACGATCGACAGCCTGATCAAGATCGTGCCGGGGCCGGACTTTCCGACCGGCGGCATCATCCTCGGCAGGGCCGGCATCACCAGCGCCTACCACACCGGCCGCGGTTCCGTCGTGATGCGCGGCAAGGTCGAGATCGAAACGATCCGCAAGGAGCGCGAGGCGATCGTCATCTCGGAGATCCCGTACCAGGTGAACAAGGCCACGATGATCGAGCGTATGGCCGAACTGGTGCGCGAGAAGAAAATCGAAGGCATCGCCGAACTGCGAGATGAGTCCGACCGCGACGGCTATCGCGTCGTGATCGAGCTCAAGCGCGAAGCGATGCCGGACGTGGTGCTGAACCAACTCTATCGCTTTACCCCGCTGCAGACCTCGTTCGGCTGCAACATGGTGGCGCTCGACGGCGGCCGGCCGCTGCTGATGAACCTCCGGGACATGCTCACCGCCTTCGTTGCGTTTCGCGAAGAGGTGGTGTCGCGGCGCACCAAGTTCCGGCTCAACAAGGCGCGCGACCGCGCCCATATCCTGGTCGGTCTCGCCATCGCGGTCGCCAACATCGACGAGGTGATCAAGCTCATCCGTGCCGCCAAGGACGCCAACGAAGCGCGCGAGCAGTTGATGGCCCGCGACTGGCCGGCCCGCGACGTCGAGGCGCTGCTCAAACTAATCGACGATCCCCGTCACCGCATGACGGAAGCCGGCACCTACCGCATGTCGGCCGAGCAGGCCAAGGCGATCCTCGATCTGCGCCTGCAGCGCCTGACGGCGCTCGGCCGCGACGAGATCAAGGACGAGCTCGACAAACTCGCGGCCGAGATTTCCGACTATCTCGACATCCTGCGCTCGCGCGCGCGAATCCAGTCGATCGTCAAGGAAGAGCTCGTGGCGGTGAAGGACGAGTTCGCGACGCCGCGCCGCACGGTCATTGTCGAGCAGGAGGGTGAGGTCGAGGACGAGGACCTGATCCAGCGCGAGGACATGGTGGTGACGGTGTCCCATCTCGGCTACGTCAAGCGCGTTCCGCTCTCGACCTACCGGATGCAGCGCCGCGGCGGCAAAGGCCGCTCCGGCATGCAGACGCGCGATGAGGATTTCGTGGCGCGGCTGTTCGTGGCTTCGACGCACACGCCGGTGCTGTTCTTCTCGTCGAAGGGCCGCGTCTACAAGGAGAAAGTCTGGCGCTTGCCATTGGCCGCGCCGCAGGCGCGCGGCAAGCCGCTGATCAACATTCTGCCGATCGAGCAGGGCGAGCGCATGACCTCGATCCTGCCGCTGCCGGAGGATGAGAGCACCTGGGGCAATCTCGACGTGATGTTCTCGACCACCAAGGGAACGGTGCGCCGGAACAAGCTGTCGGACTTCGTCGATGTGCGCCGCTCCGGCATCATCGCCATGAAGCTCGACGAGGGCGAGGGCATCCTCGACGTGCAGGTCTGCACCGAGAGGGACGACGTGCTGCTCACCACGGCGCAGGGCCAGTGCATCCGCTTCGCGGTGACCGACGTGCGCGTGTTCTCGGGCCGCACATCGATGGGTGTTCGCGGCATCAATCTCGCCGAAGGCGACCGCGTGATCTCGCAATCGATCCTGCGCCATCTCGACGTCAGCTCCGAAGAGCGTGTGGCCTACCTCAAGCGCGCCAATGCGGTGCGCCGCGCCGCTGGCGACGAAGAGGAGGCGACGATCGATGCCGAGGAGGCGGCAGCGCCGGCCATCGAGCTCGGCGAGCAGCGCTATGTGGAGATGTCGGCAGCTGAGCAGTTCATTCTCACCGTCTCGGAGCGCGGTTACGGCAAGCGCTCGTCGTCCTACGAATACCGGATCACCGGCCGCGGCGGCAAAGGCCTCGTCGCCATGGCGATCTGGGAGGGCAAGAAGGGCGAGGAAACGATCAAGGAGAAGATCGGTCAGCTCGTCGCTTCGTTCCCGGTCGAGGAGGCCGACCAGATCATGCTGGTCACCGACGGCGGCAAGCTCATCCGCACCCCGGTCGACGGCATTCGCATTGCCGGCCGCTCGACGCAGGGCGTGATCGTGTTCAACACCGCCGACGACGAGAAGGTCGTCTCGGTCGAACGCATCGGCGAAGAGGGCGAGGAGAACGGCGGCAACTAGCCGCCGTTCCTGTCGAGCCGCTCAATAGCCGTAGGCCGGGCCGATGGCGTAGCGCTGTGCGTCGTCCGTCTCCCACCATGGCGCCGGCTGAGCGTGGAACGGCCGGTCGGAAACGATGGTGTTGGTGTAATGCGGCCGCCAGTCGTATTGGCTGTAGTACGGCCGGTACGCTCGGTAATAATAGCGTGGCGGCTCGACCGCACAGGCGCCGTTACAGGTCCTCGCAGTGGAACCGATTGCGCCGTGCTTGGGTGCAGGGTGCACGGCAAGTGAAGTGGCCTGAACCGGCGCACCGCTTGACGCGAGCAGGACCATCACACACGCCGTTCCTGCAGCCGTCCACACGCCTTTCAACATTGCTCTCTCCTCTGCGATGCGGTTGAGCAACGCGAAGAGTGTCCGTTGGTTGCATGGACGACGCAACGGCTTTTCACGAGCCTCGTTCAGTCCTCCTTCAGCCCGAGCGCCGTAACGATCGGGCCCCATTTTTCGGTGTCGGCCTTGATGACAGTCGCGAGCGCCTCGGGCCCGCCACCGCGCGGTTCTGCGCCAAGCCGCTTGAATGTCTCAAGCATCGAGGGCTCTTTCAGCGCGTCGTTCACCGCGGCGTTCAAGCGCGCGACGATGGCGGATGGCGTGGCCTTCGGCGCGAGCAGTGCGGTCCAGGCGCCGGTCGTGACCGTCGGATAGCCGAGTTCCGGCATCGCGGGCACATCGGGCAGTTCGTCGAAGCGCTTTGGCGCGATCATCGCGAGCGCCCTGAGCTTGCCGTCGCGAATGAAGGGCAGCGACGTGCCGATGGTGTCGAACGTGATCGGCACCTGGCCGGCCACCACGTCGGCGAGCGCCGGCCCGCCGCCTTTGTAGGGCACGTGGGTGATCTCGGTGCCGGTGAGTTTCTTGAACAGCTCCGCCGTGAGATGCGGCAGCGTACCGGCGCCGCCGGTCGAGTAGTTGAGCTTGCCGGGATTGGCCTTGGCGTAGGCGACAAGCTCGGCAACCGTCTTGAACGGCGCCGACGGGTTCGCGACCATCACCATCGGCTGCTCGCTGACGATCGCGACCGGCGCAAAATCGGCCGCCGTGTAGCCAGCATTGCTCCGGAGCATCGGGCTCATCACCAGGCCGCTCGCCGCGGTGTAGATCAGCGTGTAGCCGTCGGGATCGGCAATGGCCGCAGCCTTCGAGCCGAGCGTGTTGCCGGCGCCGGCCCGGTTCTCGACCACCACCGGCTGGCCGAGAAGAGGTGGCAGCGCATTCGCAATCACCCGCGCCATGGTGTCGACCGGCCCGCCCGCGGGCGTCGGCACGATCACGCGGATGGTTCGGCTCGGATAGGTCT
The Rhodoplanes sp. Z2-YC6860 genome window above contains:
- a CDS encoding methyltransferase family protein gives rise to the protein MSWPVKLAAVAISTLMYLALAVIGWGGLSAFFANPARTALVVVFLVLSVAGLFAGGNLSSGIQEDRGNRWVLIAFAIISILHGWLPAYTDRIGFWTVDGDTVRWTGVILAAVGGALRLWPVYVLGNRFSGLVAIQEGHTLVTTGIYSAIRNPSYLGLLINMFGWSLAFRSVAGVLLTALMLIPLVVRMNSEERLLQSQFGAEYEAYRSRTARLIPGLY
- a CDS encoding cold-shock protein, whose product is MATGTVKWFNPTKGYGFIQPQGGGKDVFVHISAVERAGLSTLNEGAQVEYEIVANRGKESAENLKVR
- a CDS encoding MarC family protein, encoding MPFEFMISALVTLLVVVDPVGLVPTFLGVTDGVSQKFRREIALRASLIAGGILIGTAFFGDWLLRGLGISLPAFRIAGGLLLFLVAAEMVLGLRLKHATQDAEQAAEEHLHNMAAFPLAIPLMAGPGAITATILLAGQANYRPEFLALLMLTVVVVIAICFVCFAAADRLGKLLGVTGNVVLSRLLGVILAALAVQYVIDGVRAALGAQGLH
- the gyrA gene encoding DNA gyrase subunit A; amino-acid sequence: MADAENPPGGPSSSDVRPISITDEMKRSYLDYAMSVIVSRALPDVRDGLKPVHRRILYSMYEQGHTPDKKYVKSARVVGDVMGKYHPHGDSAIYDALVRMAQDFSMRLMLIDGQGNFGSVDGDAAAAMRYTECRLAKSAMVLLNDIDEDTVNFQDNYDGNEHEPVVLPARFPNLLVNGAGGIAVGMATNIPPHNLGEVIDACIALINDPALTIDSLIKIVPGPDFPTGGIILGRAGITSAYHTGRGSVVMRGKVEIETIRKEREAIVISEIPYQVNKATMIERMAELVREKKIEGIAELRDESDRDGYRVVIELKREAMPDVVLNQLYRFTPLQTSFGCNMVALDGGRPLLMNLRDMLTAFVAFREEVVSRRTKFRLNKARDRAHILVGLAIAVANIDEVIKLIRAAKDANEAREQLMARDWPARDVEALLKLIDDPRHRMTEAGTYRMSAEQAKAILDLRLQRLTALGRDEIKDELDKLAAEISDYLDILRSRARIQSIVKEELVAVKDEFATPRRTVIVEQEGEVEDEDLIQREDMVVTVSHLGYVKRVPLSTYRMQRRGGKGRSGMQTRDEDFVARLFVASTHTPVLFFSSKGRVYKEKVWRLPLAAPQARGKPLINILPIEQGERMTSILPLPEDESTWGNLDVMFSTTKGTVRRNKLSDFVDVRRSGIIAMKLDEGEGILDVQVCTERDDVLLTTAQGQCIRFAVTDVRVFSGRTSMGVRGINLAEGDRVISQSILRHLDVSSEERVAYLKRANAVRRAAGDEEEATIDAEEAAAPAIELGEQRYVEMSAAEQFILTVSERGYGKRSSSYEYRITGRGGKGLVAMAIWEGKKGEETIKEKIGQLVASFPVEEADQIMLVTDGGKLIRTPVDGIRIAGRSTQGVIVFNTADDEKVVSVERIGEEGEENGGN
- a CDS encoding Bug family tripartite tricarboxylate transporter substrate binding protein, translating into MLTRRVLLGAVAALGLPAHAAFAETYPSRTIRVIVPTPAGGPVDTMARVIANALPPLLGQPVVVENRAGAGNTLGSKAAAIADPDGYTLIYTAASGLVMSPMLRSNAGYTAADFAPVAIVSEQPMVMVANPSAPFKTVAELVAYAKANPGKLNYSTGGAGTLPHLTAELFKKLTGTEITHVPYKGGGPALADVVAGQVPITFDTIGTSLPFIRDGKLRALAMIAPKRFDELPDVPAMPELGYPTVTTGAWTALLAPKATPSAIVARLNAAVNDALKEPSMLETFKRLGAEPRGGGPEALATVIKADTEKWGPIVTALGLKED